The genomic interval TACTGTACGGGCTGGGCCCGGTGGCGCTGGTGGTCTACCTGATGGGCGCACCCGCGCGGCGCAAGGCGATCAAGCGGCGTGAAGCAGCGGAACAAGCCTTAGCCCTGCAGCCAGATACAGGCGGCCATGCGCCCGCAGACCCCGCTGCGCCGGTACGAGAAGAAGCGTGAGGGCTGGCTGACGGTGCACCAGTCCAGGCTGCCGTCGTTGCCATAGATGCCCTGTAGACCCAGCGCCTGCAAACGCAGTCGGGCCAGGCCGGGCAGGTTGGCCAGCCATTTGCCGGGGCCGTGGCGCACAAACAACGCGGCGGCCTCGGGCTGCTGGGCGATGAAGGCGGCGGGCACCTCCGGCCCCACCTCGAAGGCCGTCGGCCCGATGCACGGACCCAGCCACGCTATTATTTCAGTAGCTGCTTGTGCTGGTCCAGCAAGCGCAAGAGCCTTTATTTCCTTGTAAGTGGCTTCCAGCACACCCTGCCCGTCCACCCCCAGCAGGCCGCGCCAGCCCGCGTGTGCGGCGGCCACCACCGTGCCCTGCATGTCGGTAAACAGCACCGGCAGGCAGTCGGCCACCATGGCGGTGCAGGCCACGCCGGGCTGGGTGGTGAGGCTGGCATCGGCCACCCGGGTATCAAGGGTCGGCCCGGTCAGGTGGGCCACCACGCGGCCATGCACCTGTTGCAGGAACACCGGCTGGGCGGCTATTGCGGTGGCCAGCCAGGCGCGGTTGGCCTGCACGTCGGCCAGCGCATCGCCCACGTGGTCGCCCAAATTCAGCGCGTCATACGGCGCGGCAGATATGCCCCCGGCGCGGGTGGTGAACACGG from Comamonadaceae bacterium OS-1 carries:
- the yfiH gene encoding polyphenol oxidase, giving the protein MTDWIVPDWPAPERVRAVFTTRAGGISAAPYDALNLGDHVGDALADVQANRAWLATAIAAQPVFLQQVHGRVVAHLTGPTLDTRVADASLTTQPGVACTAMVADCLPVLFTDMQGTVVAAAHAGWRGLLGVDGQGVLEATYKEIKALALAGPAQAATEIIAWLGPCIGPTAFEVGPEVPAAFIAQQPEAAALFVRHGPGKWLANLPGLARLRLQALGLQGIYGNDGSLDWCTVSQPSRFFSYRRSGVCGRMAACIWLQG